Within Triticum aestivum cultivar Chinese Spring unplaced genomic scaffold, IWGSC CS RefSeq v2.1 scaffold2001, whole genome shotgun sequence, the genomic segment TAGATAATTCTTCTGATGTCCTAACCATGTACATTCAATTTGGTACTTCATATAATCTGTTTGTCTTACCTGATACAACCAACTACTAGTACATGTGCCACCTTAAACTAATTTTTGATGATTTCACAGACTAAGAAAGGTTTGGAGGACTCCATCGGCATGCACACGGTCCAATGCTACAAATGTGAGAAATGGCGCAAGATCCCAACGAAAAAGGAGTTCGAGACGATCCGCGAGAGCTAGAGGACATTCCGTTCGACAGCAGCTGCATCTGGGTCATGGATAAGGCAGGCATCCCGTGCCCGCCACCTGTGACGGAGCGGCTGGTGATCATGCGGCGTGACCTGTCCAAGATGGACACCTACTACTTGCT encodes:
- the LOC123178085 gene encoding methyl-CpG-binding domain-containing protein 4-like; this translates as MAQDPNEKGVRDDPRELEDIPFDSSCIWVMDKAGIPCPPPVTERLVIMRRDLSKMDTYYLLPNGKRVRSGGDVEKFLQENPEYRVNLPASKFSFAMPKTVPATVVESSLRRVAKAEGKV